DNA from Rosa rugosa chromosome 6, drRosRugo1.1, whole genome shotgun sequence:
GAAGAGTTGAAAGCTCATACGCatacaaaccaaaaccaaaaacataacAAACTACCAGCAAAACTTGTAGCAGGATCAGAATTCACGGAGCATGCTGCATGCTTATTGCCATATTGTAAGCCACAAATTGACAGACATGAAGTACAGAACACCGCATGCTTCCCATCTCTAACACTCTTGGGACTAATCTGTTGTCTGTCACTGCTTGTTTCATCTGATTCCAGGATCCATTGCATTCAGAACAACTTACAACACAACTCACCTACCTAAGGCGTTTAAAAGACTAAAAGACCAGAGAACTTGTGCTTCTTTGCTCAAATCTATCAAAGATCACTGAGCATGTCAGCAGCTACTTTAGGAAAGAAAACACCTACTATCAACAGGCACATGTATCCATGCGGAATCATCCTTAAGGCCACATCACTTATCTTCTCCGTCACCACTGCCGTGCCCACCAGCCGAGCTCCCCTGGCCATCGCCACCTGTCCCAGCCTCTGAGTTGTCTTGCTTGCTTCCTCCATGGGTGCTGTCAGTATGATGCATTGAAGGCATACCATTGGCCCCTCCTGGTCTCATTCCCATCTGGCCTTGCATGGCTTGTTGGTGTAACTGCTGCTGTGATTCGTGCATTTGATGTGGGCTATTGAACTGCATTTGCATCTTTTGAGGGAAAAGACCCTGTTGCTGAGCCATTGCCGCTGCAGCCTGAGGATGCTGCATGTAATATCCTGCTTGTTGCATCGCAGGATGCGGGGCCATCTGCTGCAGGTATTGAAACATAGATGACAAAAACGTACAGAAATGATGAGATAGAAAACGATTGAGGCACTCTTCTGATTACCCACCTGGGCTGGCATTGTTGGTGCTTGTGGTTGTGGTTGAGCATCAGCAATTGCTGCTAAATACATAAGATTCTTTTGAAGCTGAGTTTGGTACCTGAATCATCAGAATAGGTAAAGTATTAAGTCATTGTGCCAACCGGTAACAAAAAAGTCAAAATATGAAGACTACCATATTAATAATTCTATATAAAACAAGGATATTTAGTGGACATAAACTCATAGTTCTTTATCCACCGAGAGATGCTACCACCTAACATGCATGGACACCCAGCAGTCCCATGGTCCCCAACAACCAGCAATAACAATCCAGTGTCACTTAAATCATCATAtaagacgagagagagagagagagagagacctaaCATGCACGGACACCCAGCAGTCCCATGGTCCCGAACAACCAACAATAACAATCCAGTGTCACTTAAATCATAtaagacgagagagagagagagcttactGGGCACACTCAGCAAGTTTTCCAAGGTTTTGATTGTCCAATATTGCtagaatcaactttttgttctCATCAAGGCACTGCAACATGAATTAAAGAAAGGCAATCACACTGGATGACATAATTTCCACATTTGACATTTCATGAGTTCCAACAGTATTCTTGACTATAATATCACCAACAGATTAACTGAGCCACAGAAATTCTTATTCCAAGTTATGGAAGCATCCACCAGTAACCAAGCTACAGTTATCACAAATTCGatggaaaacaaaaataaagaaaataaaaccatAGATGCAAGGACAAATACATCAACTTTGAGAAAAAGCTGGAATCGCCACAGAAACTAAAATATCAAAACAATATAAGATGCTAGGCCGCAAGACTATTCTTGTATCATTGTAAACCCAATACACTTAAATATCACAACAATACAAGATACTAAACCGCAAGTTTATGTGGGTAATTATCAGCTACTGTATCCTCAATCCATTTGAGGTTCACAAAGAAAAACTTAACCTTCCAAAACTCTAGGAGAGGTTTTCAAGCATTCCAAGGAATCTCGGGTTGAGATAGGGATCCATACTAAGGTTATCCATATCAGTTACTTTTTGGCCATTTTTCCTTTACTTAATTTGGGATGGATGAAGTATCATACATGATTTACCCTGCAAAATTGTCAAGAAATTATTTTTCCTATACCATTGACAACCCACTTTCAAGAAAACAGACACCGACAACCCACTTTCAAGAAAACAGACACCATTCCAGAAGTTTCAAAATAGTGGAACTTTCACAAAAATTCACCATAGCTATTGATTGTTTATACCTCGGGTAGGACTTATAATATTGGTCCAGCTAGAATTTATTCAAGCTGTACATCATATTTGAAATGATATCATTTTACTTTTGGAAACTCGATAAATAACAAGCTGAACGGCGCAAAATACTGAGTTCTATAATATATAATACTTTGACTTAAGTTCATATCATCTTATGAATGCTGTTGACAACAAGATAGCTGCCCGGGTAAGACTTTTAAAAATCACACATGTGCAAACATACACATCGCCAAACCAGCAAATATACAACTAAGGTCACACTATAAACTTAACACGCCATGAGGGGAAGGATAACTTGGAAAAAGATCTTAAAGCCAACTATATATCCTGTATAATGACAGGACCAAGCTTTTGATACATGAAAACTAGATGTCTCTCCTGCTCTATAGTATCATGTTAACTTGTTAGGTTGTACAAGCTATACACTAGACCAGagaaatatatatgcatatattcaaGACCTATGTTTAGAGCATATGCAAAGAAGAGACTCTCAAGAGCAACCAGTGAAGTTTTGCATGCATTTCAGAAGGTTCTTTGTGCaaaccagaagaaaaaaaaacttccagAAAAGAGAAACATCACTAGTGTTTTGAATCAACTACCCAACGGACAAAACACATTGTATTACTCCTTCGAGCACCTTCTTCATAATCACCACTCCCATGCTGCACGGTCATGGTCACGTGTCTCCCAATTGTTATATAGAAAACCACTAAGAATATATTGCACTATTATAAATATAGTTTACATCCCCTGTTTAGAGCAGAGCTCAAATTAAAGTGTATGCCACCCACACAGATTAATTCCATGGTTCCCTCCCTGCCTGATCTCAATTGATACATCCTGATCTCCAAGTCAAAATCAtaatattttcgaatccaataAATAACACATCATCAGACCACTAAAGAACTTCGGATTTCTTCCTCCCTTCACCTTAATATTTTCAGCTGCTAAAgggttctcttttttttttttgagaagagcTAAAGGGTTCTCTTTTctataagaagaagaaaactttGCAAACTAAAATCAAATAATCAACTCTTCCCTTATTATTTTCTTACAAAGTTGTTCTATTTCCTaaaacaaaagctaaaaactcaacaaacaaacaaaaacccaacaaaCCCAGAAGCGCAATTAGTTCCAAGAAACCACTAAATGCTTCAAATAACCATAAAATCCATCACAGCCAGCCATGAGATAAATacagagcgagagagagagagagagagaaaagggcaCCTTCTGAATTTGCTCGGTGGTGATGTTAGTGGGTGGAAATGAAGGCATCCCGGTCATCATTTGCTGCGGCTGCTGCTGCATCTTTTGGCCTTATCTTTGTTTTTGGtgcagaaaccctaaccctaataaTTCAGCCCCAAATTGAAAaacatagaagaagaagaagatatacCAAAATCAATTAGAGGCGCAAAGTATAAAGGAAGAGGGACAGATTTAATGAGGTTGGGGAGACAGAGAAGGACAAGGCGGTGGTGTACCTTTTACAAGTCGGTGGAGATTGGTGAAGTCCAAAGTGTGTGTGGGAAGTGGGAACACAGATTTTTGAAAGCAGATTTAGAACATATATGCTGGGGTTTTAAAGACAAAAGAcacctataatttttttttttttttaagcaaaatgtttattttgtttatgttgtagagaaactgaaattgagagaaatttgctgtgtattctcattgataataggggcctctttatatagaggattacaatgtatagaatctcaatcgtacaaggaaagtaatcgtacattgaataggaatctagatccttctaatttaaccttaTTACTactaggttaagtaacctagagtttgggccaaacacataaaagagagatttccttaaacactcccccttgtgttgcccaaacgcggtgcttctctcgttgcctcgttaaaaaccttgccgagtaacaaaaacccagtgggacaaaaataacctcggtcgaaggggaaaaagagcacaacacacccttcacgtttcgagaccatacatgtagacatctccccctgatgtctgcatctccccctgatgactacggtcatgggagttcggataacttccgtaaacgatgctaccaacatgtttctcgaaagtggaatttaggcaatgacttagtgagcaagtctgccacactgacctcagattgaacctagttcactttgatcttgaggagagtctgttgttgctgattatccttggtgttgtcgcttttgatgtagccttgtttcatttgttcaaaacaagcagcattatcctaaatgctcgtaggctcatctatggtagacttcaaaccacaattgttcgaacatgcgtaattatggatccaatccatatacattcacgaatctcttcgtgaagagcaatagtctctgcatggtctgaagatatagcgactagggtctattctgtagacctccaagatatcgcagtctttacccatggtgaacacttaaccagtttgggaagacttttgtgtgggtcagagagatacccaacatcagcaaaaccttccaaaacacatgttgttttgggatggggatagaggacgcaggccagtattggcggcgttcctggtgtgtgatgggacTGAATCCATCAtgtctctgtagggatagaacaagcccatatcaatcgtacatcttaagtactgaaagatatcttttacaccaatctaatggcgtcgcgttggcgcaaagctatatcttagttaacaagcatactgcaaatgagatgtctggtcttgtgcatttaactaagtacaataatgcgcctattgtacttaactagggcatttctgcccctagcgcatcttcatcatcatccttcgaacgaagaggatcattttcaggatcaagactacggacgatcatgggggtgcttgaaggtttgaccttgtcaaaatgcctaagcatctatcaacacgatgctcaagttccaaaccgagacataatcgtgttctcccataatccttcatctcaaaatcggatttcaagtgttcagcggtttcccttaactctttaagggcttccaatgaagatcatgtccaacatgaaccgcgatagaatcagaaacttgttatggaaacgcgtgggcatatcccttcccaatcaagtagtcactttagtgagcgtttcaacctctttgtaaacgcgctccgtggtctagagccacttgacttgggtaaatgaagttcaccatgaaccttcatgtatattccgtatctagatccccatagagatacgtagtgaccacatttgtaagctgcatgatcaattatttggaaactaccaaactgacaaggtagtggagtgcaatgacatccattacgagagaatatgtctcatcgtagtcgattccagggcgttttgtgagaagccttgcgccataaggcgagattgccatctctttttctcagcacgctttctaacgaagacccagtagtcaataggttttatgttaggaggtgttggcatcactagctcagaaaaccttcatcttcgttagagaatccatcttaacctggattgcatctttccatttaggccaaatctctctacgttgacattcattcatcaacggagcgtggttcgatatcatctaactcaacaaactcatgcgcaacgaaatgcgcaactacatcatcaattatgatggagtttctatcccacgtctcatgtacactagtgtaagtttcatagagctctatattctcaggaatagggttctaacgttgaggcgtcccccaacgataaccataacccggaagattctcatgagacggattttgagtatcgatgatcaaaggattggaatgtgccaaagtatccttcgaacccacgggcctcccatgcatcctagctggggccatggcctgtaacgccagagtgccactctctatggcgttggcgccatgcctacctctgtgtagggtggcgctacgtcctctcgtagggacgtccatccttgtaGGCATGTTTgtagcatatttgtgtgatctcgtcactttaacatggatcgagatgagacatagtagggacagactacgacaattcctgtcgttcctgttgaacattcgtgttcgtgtctccccctaacgacgggaagactgtctcatcaaagtgacatccgcaaatctagcggtaaggagattgcctagcaagggcattaagtggcggacgattgttggagtctcaaatccaactgagttgctcattcgtttgtaaggacccattatagagcgctgtggcggcgcaattggcacataaatggctcactcaaatgtgcgtaagtacaaaatacttgtacccagtcactagctgtaacgcagagagacattgagtggcggtaggtcgtagacgaattagcatagctgcatgcgatattacATCACCCCAGgcagagattggtgcgcattaccaatgtccggactaccatcgtagtcgtttccgcgagaccatttgggtgtgctcatgggaatatgatgtccaacatcagtcccaaatgcaataactatcgaaagtcttcgatgtaaactcactagcatagtcaaatccaattgactgaataggatgatttggggagtgagcccgttgtcatatgatgtgtgctaggagtgtttcataagcagcattacaagtggacaatggcacaacacgtgaccagcgtgttttcatatcaaccaacatcatgagatatttaaacgtccgcaagttggtggaatcagtccacagaatccctacggattctatgtaagaacataatgagtattttcatatcctttgcataggacagtCTCAGttctaattttcctaaggaagtggctttgtaaaatgagcaagaggccttagaagcaaccaaggagagtttttgttgggcctgagcgtttgaaacgcatattgaagcaaagtttgtgactacatcacccatcatagtgtcatgaccatgggaagtggcatccatggcgttataaccatggggattgacatccatggcgtcatggccatgggtagcgccatatatggcgttgtcacaagggacttgggcggccatatggcgctccaagacagctgcagcgccagatgctgcaattgttgcggtcttgctaagtccaggaaccaatttttgattcttgcttcatttcgctcgagggtgtccatgtgaagtctttagtagacggatcaccatatcatgaccagggtgacttatcctgtcgagacaaagccaatatgtgtctaaatccaagagatcttctctcataactttattggatttaatagctcgaatagtgacatagagtccactagagagacacataaactgctctaagatgcgccttcgttcgcattcattagaggcattgcaaaggaactcgtttctgttctctacatgcgttttcgcatggaatccgttggctatccataggtgcgagttgccctaggagcgtagagagtttctgtgacattaatcaaggtgccatttggcaaagagaacttgggttattccatgtccttgaaataatactgatggcccagccatcgtagtcccaatgtaacatgctcatgaatcaaaatggagtcataatgaaaagaactcaaaattttattcataagccaacggagtacatcattgtctcttaaccattaggagaatctaatccaaatgcttagctaatgcaaaacaatggtagtc
Protein-coding regions in this window:
- the LOC133715118 gene encoding GRF1-interacting factor 3 isoform X2; amino-acid sequence: MQQQPQQMMTGMPSFPPTNITTEQIQKCLDENKKLILAILDNQNLGKLAECAQYQTQLQKNLMYLAAIADAQPQPQAPTMPAQMAPHPAMQQAGYYMQHPQAAAAMAQQQGLFPQKMQMQFNSPHQMHESQQQLHQQAMQGQMGMRPGGANGMPSMHHTDSTHGGSKQDNSEAGTGGDGQGSSAGGHGSGDGEDK
- the LOC133715118 gene encoding GRF1-interacting factor 3 isoform X1; the protein is MQQQPQQMMTGMPSFPPTNITTEQIQKCLDENKKLILAILDNQNLGKLAECAQYQTQLQKNLMYLAAIADAQPQPQAPTMPAQQMAPHPAMQQAGYYMQHPQAAAAMAQQQGLFPQKMQMQFNSPHQMHESQQQLHQQAMQGQMGMRPGGANGMPSMHHTDSTHGGSKQDNSEAGTGGDGQGSSAGGHGSGDGEDK